The following coding sequences are from one Anguilla anguilla isolate fAngAng1 chromosome 12, fAngAng1.pri, whole genome shotgun sequence window:
- the LOC118209355 gene encoding extracellular calcium-sensing receptor-like isoform X1, translated as MALQIILLALTVLWAAAQTPPCRLLGRAAKPSFYQHGDINIGGVFAFHQIPGEISNKFDTKPEHLKCSRVILREFRLAQTMIFATEEINNRTDLLPGVSLGYKIHDSCVSPISATRAAMAMMNDYEDTLSDTSCSTPAVVPAIIGTSTSTDAIAIAGTVGLFQIPLISHFATCACLSNRKRFPTFFRTIPSDYYQSRALAQLVKHFGWTWIGAVRGDDDYGNNGMATFIKAAEQEGICIEYSEKFRLTEPDKLLKVVDVIKRGSARVIVAFLGENRMIKLLEQLTIQNITGFQMVGSEGWITSSSIASPSSFRTLGGSIGFAITQGKINGLQEFILKLHPSKYPNNTDVTDFWEAAFQCNLGNGDKKPNVTPCTGSESLIEMENAYTDASELRISNNVYKAVYAVAHSLHDLLACTPHQGCTNSVNTEPWQVLRALKNVNFTLGTGEKVSFDSNGDPVARYEVVNWQLGPDGAVKFRVVGDYDDSLPSGQQFVMRPVSMVWAGGQKEKPRSVCSESCPPGTRKAVQRGRHVCCYDCVPCAEGEISNVTDSNDCIHCMEEYWPNAKRDRCVSKVVEFLSFHEIMGIVLVIFSIFGACVTVFVAVLFFIKKDTPIVKANNSELSFLLLFSVKLCFLCSLTFIGRPSEWSCMLRHTAFGITFVLCISCVLGKTIVVLMAFRATLPGSNVMKWFGPLQQRLSVLAFTLIQVLICVLWLTISPPFPNKNMKHYKEKIILECDVGSAVGFWAVLGYIGLLSILCFVLAFLARKLPDNFNEAKYITFSMLIFCAVWITFIPAYVSSPGKFTVAVEIFAILASSFGLLFCIFLPKCYIILFRPEQNTRKHIMGKTDVKSQ; from the exons ATGGCGCTGCAGATCATTCTGCTGGCACTAACAGTCCTCTGGGCTGCAGCACAGACTCCACCATGCAGATTACTGGGGAGGGCAGCCAAGCCCAGCTTTTATCAACATGGAGACATCAACATCGGCGGCGTTTTCGCCTTCCACCAAATTCCCGGGGAAATAAGCAACAAATTTGACACCAAACCTGAGCACCTGAAGTGTTCACG AGTAATTTTGAGAGAATTCCGGTTGGCCCAGACCATGATCTTTGCCActgaagaaataaacaacagaactgACCTCCTCCCAGGTGTATCTCTTGGATATAAGATACACGATTCCTGTGTCTCTCCAATATCCGCTACAAGAGCAGCCATGGCTATGATGAATGATTATGAGGATACATTGTCTGACACATCATGCTCCACACCAGCAGTAGTGCCGGCCATTATCGGGACATCCACTTCTACTGATGCCATTGCAATCGCAGGAACTGTTGGATTATTTCAGATTCCACTG aTCAGTCACTTTGCaacatgtgcatgtctgagtaATAGAAAAAGGTTCCCCACATTCTTCAGAACCATTCCCAGTGACTACTACCAGAGCAGAGCACTGGCTCAGCTGGTGAAACACTTTGGCTGGACCTGGATAGGAGCAGTAAGAGGTGATGATGACTACGGCAACAACGGAATGGCAACATTCATAAAAGCTGCTGAACAGGAAGGGATCTGCATTGAGTATTCAGAGAAATTTCGCTTAACAGAACCAGATAAATTACTTAAGGTTGTGGATGTTATCAAAAGAGGTTCTGCACGGGTAATTGTAGCATTTCTTGGTGAGAATCGAATGATCAAATTATTGGAGCAGCTGACCATTCAGAATATTACTGGTTTTCAAATGGTTGGCAGTGAAGGCTGGATAACATCAAGCAGTATAGCATCACCAAGCAGTTTCAGAACACTGGGAGGATCTATTGGATTTGCTATCAcccaaggcaaaataaatggcttgcaagaatttatattaaaacttCATCCATCCAAGTACCCTAATAACACTGATGTTACAGACTTTTGGGAAGCTGCTTTTCAGTGTAACCTCGGAAATGGAGACAAAAAGCCAAACGTTACCCCCTGCACTGGATCTGAGAGCTtgattgaaatggaaaatgcataCACTGATGCATCAGAGCTGAGAATATCCAACAATGTTTACAAAGCAGTATACGCTGTTGCTCATTCTCTACATGACCTGCTGGCATGTACACCCCATCAAGGCTGCACAAACAGTGTGAATACAGAGCCCTGGCAG GTACTAAGGGCTCTGAAAAACGTCAATTTTACATTGGGAACTGGAGAAAAGGTCTCTTTTGACAGTAATGGGGATCCAGTAGCCAGATATGAGGTGGTGAATTGGCAGCTTGGTCCTGATGGTGCAGTAAAGTTCAGAGTGGTCGGCGACTATGATGATTCTTTACCGTCTGGCCAGCAGTTTGTGATGAGACCTGTTAGTATGGTTTGGGCAGGTGGGCAAAAAGAG AAACCcaggtcagtgtgcagtgagagctgCCCCCCAGGCACCCGgaaggctgtgcagagaggaaggCATGTCTGCTGCTATGACTGTGTGCCCTGCGCTGAGGGAGAAATCAGCAATGTCACAG ATTCTAATGACTGTATTCATTGTATGGAAGAATACTGGCCTAATGCTAAAAGAGATCGATGTGTTTCAAAGGTTGTCGAATTTCTGTCATTTCACGAAATTATGGGAATCgtgcttgttattttttccatatttggaGCATGTGTAACTGTAtttgtggctgtgctgttctttATAAAAAAGGACACACCCATTGTGAAAGCCAACAACTCAGAGCTGAGCTTCCTGCTGcttttttcagtgaaactgtgtttcctttgctctcttaccttcatcGGCCGGCCCTCTGAGTGGTCCTGTATGCTCCGCCACACTGCGTTTGGGATcacctttgtcctctgcatctcctgtgttctggggaaaacaatagtggtgttaatggccttcagggctacacttccaggcagtaatgtcatgaagtggtttgggcctctgcagcagagactgagtgttcttgctttcactctcatacaggtccttatttgtgtgctttggttaacaatatcccctccattccccaacaagaacatgaagcactacaaagaaaagatcattctagaatgtgatgtaggatcagcagtggggttctgggctgtgctgggttatATTGGTCTCCTCTCtatattgtgctttgttttagcttttctAGCTCGTAAGCTCCCTGACAACTTCAATGAAGCCAAGTacatcacattcagcatgctcatattctgtgcagtctggatcaccttcataccagcttatgtcagctcacctggaaagttcactgtagctgtggaaATATTTGCAATTTTAGCATCTAGTTTTGGCTTGCTGTTCTGTATCTTTCTTCCAAAATGTTATATCATTTTATTCAGACCTGAGCAAAATACTAGAAAACATATAATGGGTAAAACAGATGTGAAATCTCAGTGA
- the LOC118209355 gene encoding extracellular calcium-sensing receptor-like isoform X2: MAMMNDYEDTLSDTSCSTPAVVPAIIGTSTSTDAIAIAGTVGLFQIPLISHFATCACLSNRKRFPTFFRTIPSDYYQSRALAQLVKHFGWTWIGAVRGDDDYGNNGMATFIKAAEQEGICIEYSEKFRLTEPDKLLKVVDVIKRGSARVIVAFLGENRMIKLLEQLTIQNITGFQMVGSEGWITSSSIASPSSFRTLGGSIGFAITQGKINGLQEFILKLHPSKYPNNTDVTDFWEAAFQCNLGNGDKKPNVTPCTGSESLIEMENAYTDASELRISNNVYKAVYAVAHSLHDLLACTPHQGCTNSVNTEPWQVLRALKNVNFTLGTGEKVSFDSNGDPVARYEVVNWQLGPDGAVKFRVVGDYDDSLPSGQQFVMRPVSMVWAGGQKEKPRSVCSESCPPGTRKAVQRGRHVCCYDCVPCAEGEISNVTDSNDCIHCMEEYWPNAKRDRCVSKVVEFLSFHEIMGIVLVIFSIFGACVTVFVAVLFFIKKDTPIVKANNSELSFLLLFSVKLCFLCSLTFIGRPSEWSCMLRHTAFGITFVLCISCVLGKTIVVLMAFRATLPGSNVMKWFGPLQQRLSVLAFTLIQVLICVLWLTISPPFPNKNMKHYKEKIILECDVGSAVGFWAVLGYIGLLSILCFVLAFLARKLPDNFNEAKYITFSMLIFCAVWITFIPAYVSSPGKFTVAVEIFAILASSFGLLFCIFLPKCYIILFRPEQNTRKHIMGKTDVKSQ; the protein is encoded by the exons ATGGCTATGATGAATGATTATGAGGATACATTGTCTGACACATCATGCTCCACACCAGCAGTAGTGCCGGCCATTATCGGGACATCCACTTCTACTGATGCCATTGCAATCGCAGGAACTGTTGGATTATTTCAGATTCCACTG aTCAGTCACTTTGCaacatgtgcatgtctgagtaATAGAAAAAGGTTCCCCACATTCTTCAGAACCATTCCCAGTGACTACTACCAGAGCAGAGCACTGGCTCAGCTGGTGAAACACTTTGGCTGGACCTGGATAGGAGCAGTAAGAGGTGATGATGACTACGGCAACAACGGAATGGCAACATTCATAAAAGCTGCTGAACAGGAAGGGATCTGCATTGAGTATTCAGAGAAATTTCGCTTAACAGAACCAGATAAATTACTTAAGGTTGTGGATGTTATCAAAAGAGGTTCTGCACGGGTAATTGTAGCATTTCTTGGTGAGAATCGAATGATCAAATTATTGGAGCAGCTGACCATTCAGAATATTACTGGTTTTCAAATGGTTGGCAGTGAAGGCTGGATAACATCAAGCAGTATAGCATCACCAAGCAGTTTCAGAACACTGGGAGGATCTATTGGATTTGCTATCAcccaaggcaaaataaatggcttgcaagaatttatattaaaacttCATCCATCCAAGTACCCTAATAACACTGATGTTACAGACTTTTGGGAAGCTGCTTTTCAGTGTAACCTCGGAAATGGAGACAAAAAGCCAAACGTTACCCCCTGCACTGGATCTGAGAGCTtgattgaaatggaaaatgcataCACTGATGCATCAGAGCTGAGAATATCCAACAATGTTTACAAAGCAGTATACGCTGTTGCTCATTCTCTACATGACCTGCTGGCATGTACACCCCATCAAGGCTGCACAAACAGTGTGAATACAGAGCCCTGGCAG GTACTAAGGGCTCTGAAAAACGTCAATTTTACATTGGGAACTGGAGAAAAGGTCTCTTTTGACAGTAATGGGGATCCAGTAGCCAGATATGAGGTGGTGAATTGGCAGCTTGGTCCTGATGGTGCAGTAAAGTTCAGAGTGGTCGGCGACTATGATGATTCTTTACCGTCTGGCCAGCAGTTTGTGATGAGACCTGTTAGTATGGTTTGGGCAGGTGGGCAAAAAGAG AAACCcaggtcagtgtgcagtgagagctgCCCCCCAGGCACCCGgaaggctgtgcagagaggaaggCATGTCTGCTGCTATGACTGTGTGCCCTGCGCTGAGGGAGAAATCAGCAATGTCACAG ATTCTAATGACTGTATTCATTGTATGGAAGAATACTGGCCTAATGCTAAAAGAGATCGATGTGTTTCAAAGGTTGTCGAATTTCTGTCATTTCACGAAATTATGGGAATCgtgcttgttattttttccatatttggaGCATGTGTAACTGTAtttgtggctgtgctgttctttATAAAAAAGGACACACCCATTGTGAAAGCCAACAACTCAGAGCTGAGCTTCCTGCTGcttttttcagtgaaactgtgtttcctttgctctcttaccttcatcGGCCGGCCCTCTGAGTGGTCCTGTATGCTCCGCCACACTGCGTTTGGGATcacctttgtcctctgcatctcctgtgttctggggaaaacaatagtggtgttaatggccttcagggctacacttccaggcagtaatgtcatgaagtggtttgggcctctgcagcagagactgagtgttcttgctttcactctcatacaggtccttatttgtgtgctttggttaacaatatcccctccattccccaacaagaacatgaagcactacaaagaaaagatcattctagaatgtgatgtaggatcagcagtggggttctgggctgtgctgggttatATTGGTCTCCTCTCtatattgtgctttgttttagcttttctAGCTCGTAAGCTCCCTGACAACTTCAATGAAGCCAAGTacatcacattcagcatgctcatattctgtgcagtctggatcaccttcataccagcttatgtcagctcacctggaaagttcactgtagctgtggaaATATTTGCAATTTTAGCATCTAGTTTTGGCTTGCTGTTCTGTATCTTTCTTCCAAAATGTTATATCATTTTATTCAGACCTGAGCAAAATACTAGAAAACATATAATGGGTAAAACAGATGTGAAATCTCAGTGA
- the LOC118209335 gene encoding extracellular calcium-sensing receptor-like isoform X2, whose amino-acid sequence MAAKPSFYQHGDINIGGVFALSSETKKMSMQFTRTPEPRKCVRVNFRGFREAQTMIFTIEEINNRTDLLPGVSLGYKIYDSCISTIFSIRAAMALLNGYEETLSDTSCSTPPAIQAIIGETTSTNSIAIASTVGLFQIPVTWLDVIRHPNITAEEVRKQGLMQRPLEATNYKGNPLKPGAVPVLSSLVQLLECSLMNENNLPDINLCTGSESLIEQENEYTDVSEQRIPNNVYKAVYAVAHSLHDLLACTPHQGCTNSVKTEPWQLLRALKNVNFTLETGEQVSFDSNGDPVARYDVLNWQLGPDGAVEFKMVGYYDAALPSGQQFVMSPVSMVWAGGQKEKPRSVCSESCPPGTRKVMQRGRPVCCYDCVPCAEGEISNATDSNDCIQCMEEYWPNAKRNECVLKAVEFLSFEEIMGIMFVVFSIFGVCFTAFVAVLFFIKKDTPIVKANNSELSFLLLFSLKLCFLCSLTFIGRPSEWSCMLRHTAFGITFVLCISCVLGKTIVVLMAFRATLPGSNIMKWFGPPQQRLSVLAFTLIQVLICVLWLTISPPLPNKNTKHYKEKIILECEIGSAVGFWAVLGYIGLLSVLCFVLAFLARKLPDKFNEAKFITFSMLIFCAVWITFIPAYVSSPGKFTVAVEIFAILASSFGLLFCIFLPKCYIMLFRPEQNTRKHIMGKTDVKSQ is encoded by the exons ATGGCAGCCAAGCCCAGCTTCTATCAACATGGAGACATCAACATTGGCGGGGTCTTCGCCCTCAGCagtgaaaccaaaaaaatgagCATGCAATTCACTAGGACACCAGAGCCAAGGAAATGTGTACG AGTTAATTTCAGAGGATTCCGAGAGGCCCAGACCATGATATTTACCAttgaagaaataaacaacagaactgACCTCCTGCCCGGTGTATCTCTTGGATATAAGATATACGATTCCTGCATCTCTACAATATTCTCTATAAGAGCGGCCATGGCTTTGCTGAACGGTTATGAGGAAACACTGTCTGACACATCATGTTCCACACCACCAGCAATACAGGCCATTATCGGGGAAACCACTTCAACTAATTCCATTGCAATTGCATCAACCGTTGGATTATTTCAAATTCCAGTG acatggctggatgtaatcagacaccccaacataacagccgaagaagttcgcaaacAAGGACTAATGCAGCGACCACTTGAAGCCACCAACTACAAAGGCAACCCTCttaagcctggagctgtaccggTTTTGTCATCGTTGGTCCAACTGCTGGAG TGCTCCCTTATGAATGAAAACAATCTACCAGACATCAACCTCTGCACTGGATCGGAGAGCTTGATTGAACAGGAAAATGAGTACACTGATGTATCAGAGCAGAGAATCCCCAACAATGTTTATAAAGCAGTATACGCTGTTGCTCATTCTCTACATGACCTGTTGGCATGCACACCCCATCAAGGCTGTACAAACAGCGTGAAAACAGAACCCTGGCAG CTTCTTAGggctctgaaaaatgtaaatttcactTTGGAAACTGGAGAGCAAGTCTCTTTTGACAGTAATGGAGACCCTGTAGCCAGATATGACGTGCTGAACTGGCAGCTTGGTCCTGATGGTGCAGTAGAATTCAAAATGGTCGGCTACTATGATGCTGCTTTACCATCTGGGCAGCAGTTTGTGATGAGTCCTGTTAGTATGGTTTGGGCAGGTGGGCAAAAAGAG AAACCcaggtcagtgtgcagtgagagctgtccTCCAGGCACCCGGAAGGTCATGCAGAGAGGAAGGCCTGTCTGCTGCTATGATTGTGTGCCCTGTGCTGAGGGAGAAATCAGCAATGCCACAG ATTCTAATGACTGTATTCAGTGTATGGAAGAATACTGGCCTAATGctaaaagaaatgaatgtgttttaaagGCTGTCGAATTTCTGTCCTTTGAAGAAATTATGGGAataatgtttgttgttttttccatatTTGGAGTGTGTTTTACTGCAtttgtggctgtgctgttctttATAAAGAAGGACACACCCATTGTGAAAGCCAATAACTCAGAGCTGagcttcctgctgctcttttcattgaaactgtgtttcctttgctctcttaccttcatcggccggccctctgagtggtcctgtatgctgcgccacactgcgtttgggatcacctttgtcctctgcatctcttgtgttctgggaaaaacaatagtggtgttaatggccttcagggctacacttccaggcagtaatatcatgaagtggtttgggcctccccagcagagactgagtgttcttgctttcactctcatacaggtccttatttgtgtgctttggttaacaatatcccctcctctccccaacAAGAACACGAAAcactacaaagaaaagatcattctagaatgtgaaataggatcagcagtggggttctgggctgtACTGGGTTATATTGGACTCCTCTCTgtattgtgctttgttttagcttttctAGCTCGTAAATTGCCTGACAAgttcaatgaagccaaattcatcacattcagcatgctaatattctgtgcagtctggatcacCTTTATACCAGCTTATGTCAGCTCACCTGGAAAGTTCACTGTAGCTGTTGAGATCTTTGCAATTTTAGCATCTAGTTTTGGCTTGCTATTCTGTATCTTTCTTCCAAAATGTTACATAATGTTATTCAGACCTGAGCAAAATACAAGAAAGCATATAATGGGTAAAACAGATGTGAAATCTCAGTGA
- the LOC118209335 gene encoding extracellular calcium-sensing receptor-like isoform X1: protein MAAKPSFYQHGDINIGGVFALSSETKKMSMQFTRTPEPRKCVRVNFRGFREAQTMIFTIEEINNRTDLLPGVSLGYKIYDSCISTIFSIRAAMALLNGYEETLSDTSCSTPPAIQAIIGETTSTNSIAIASTVGLFQIPVTWLDVIRHPNITAEEVRKQGLMQRPLEATNYKGNPLKPGAVPVLSSLVQLLEISHFATCACLSNRKVFPTFFRTIPSDYYQSRALAQLVKHFGWIWIGTVRSDDAYGNNGMATFTKAAEEYGICIEYSEKIHIAEQEKLHKVIDVIKRGTAKVIVAFFSHVEMKILLEQLTLQNITGLQMVGSEGWITASSLVTPTSFRILGGSIGFAVTQGKINGLREFLVKLHPSQQPGNLAVVEFWETLFQCSLMNENNLPDINLCTGSESLIEQENEYTDVSEQRIPNNVYKAVYAVAHSLHDLLACTPHQGCTNSVKTEPWQLLRALKNVNFTLETGEQVSFDSNGDPVARYDVLNWQLGPDGAVEFKMVGYYDAALPSGQQFVMSPVSMVWAGGQKEKPRSVCSESCPPGTRKVMQRGRPVCCYDCVPCAEGEISNATDSNDCIQCMEEYWPNAKRNECVLKAVEFLSFEEIMGIMFVVFSIFGVCFTAFVAVLFFIKKDTPIVKANNSELSFLLLFSLKLCFLCSLTFIGRPSEWSCMLRHTAFGITFVLCISCVLGKTIVVLMAFRATLPGSNIMKWFGPPQQRLSVLAFTLIQVLICVLWLTISPPLPNKNTKHYKEKIILECEIGSAVGFWAVLGYIGLLSVLCFVLAFLARKLPDKFNEAKFITFSMLIFCAVWITFIPAYVSSPGKFTVAVEIFAILASSFGLLFCIFLPKCYIMLFRPEQNTRKHIMGKTDVKSQ, encoded by the exons ATGGCAGCCAAGCCCAGCTTCTATCAACATGGAGACATCAACATTGGCGGGGTCTTCGCCCTCAGCagtgaaaccaaaaaaatgagCATGCAATTCACTAGGACACCAGAGCCAAGGAAATGTGTACG AGTTAATTTCAGAGGATTCCGAGAGGCCCAGACCATGATATTTACCAttgaagaaataaacaacagaactgACCTCCTGCCCGGTGTATCTCTTGGATATAAGATATACGATTCCTGCATCTCTACAATATTCTCTATAAGAGCGGCCATGGCTTTGCTGAACGGTTATGAGGAAACACTGTCTGACACATCATGTTCCACACCACCAGCAATACAGGCCATTATCGGGGAAACCACTTCAACTAATTCCATTGCAATTGCATCAACCGTTGGATTATTTCAAATTCCAGTG acatggctggatgtaatcagacaccccaacataacagccgaagaagttcgcaaacAAGGACTAATGCAGCGACCACTTGAAGCCACCAACTACAAAGGCAACCCTCttaagcctggagctgtaccggTTTTGTCATCGTTGGTCCAACTGCTGGAG ATCAGTCACTTTGCaacatgtgcatgtctgagcaATAGAAAAGTATTCCCCACATTCTTCAGAACCATTCCCAGTGACTATTACCAGAGCAGAGCACTGGCTCAGCTGGTGAAGCACTTTGGCTGGATCTGGATAGGAACAGTGAGAAGTGATGATGCTTACGGCAATAACGGAATGGCCACATTTACAAAAGCTGCTGAAGAGTATGGCATCTGCATTGAGTATTCTGAGAAAATTCACATAGCAGAACAAGAGAAATTACATAAGGTTATAGATGTTATCAAAAGAGGTACTGCAAAGGTAATTGtagcatttttttctcatgttgAGATGAAGATTTTACTAGAACAGCTGACCCTTCAGAATATTACTGGTCTCCAGATGGTTGGCAGTGAAGGCTGGATAACAGCAAGCAGTCTAGTGACACCTACGAGCTTCAGAATACTGGGAGGATCTATTGGCTTTGCGGTTAcccaaggcaaaataaatggccTCAGAGAATTTCTAGTAAAACTTCACCCCTCACAACAGCCAGGAAACCTTGCTGTTGTAGAATTTTGGGAAACTCTGTTTCAGTGCTCCCTTATGAATGAAAACAATCTACCAGACATCAACCTCTGCACTGGATCGGAGAGCTTGATTGAACAGGAAAATGAGTACACTGATGTATCAGAGCAGAGAATCCCCAACAATGTTTATAAAGCAGTATACGCTGTTGCTCATTCTCTACATGACCTGTTGGCATGCACACCCCATCAAGGCTGTACAAACAGCGTGAAAACAGAACCCTGGCAG CTTCTTAGggctctgaaaaatgtaaatttcactTTGGAAACTGGAGAGCAAGTCTCTTTTGACAGTAATGGAGACCCTGTAGCCAGATATGACGTGCTGAACTGGCAGCTTGGTCCTGATGGTGCAGTAGAATTCAAAATGGTCGGCTACTATGATGCTGCTTTACCATCTGGGCAGCAGTTTGTGATGAGTCCTGTTAGTATGGTTTGGGCAGGTGGGCAAAAAGAG AAACCcaggtcagtgtgcagtgagagctgtccTCCAGGCACCCGGAAGGTCATGCAGAGAGGAAGGCCTGTCTGCTGCTATGATTGTGTGCCCTGTGCTGAGGGAGAAATCAGCAATGCCACAG ATTCTAATGACTGTATTCAGTGTATGGAAGAATACTGGCCTAATGctaaaagaaatgaatgtgttttaaagGCTGTCGAATTTCTGTCCTTTGAAGAAATTATGGGAataatgtttgttgttttttccatatTTGGAGTGTGTTTTACTGCAtttgtggctgtgctgttctttATAAAGAAGGACACACCCATTGTGAAAGCCAATAACTCAGAGCTGagcttcctgctgctcttttcattgaaactgtgtttcctttgctctcttaccttcatcggccggccctctgagtggtcctgtatgctgcgccacactgcgtttgggatcacctttgtcctctgcatctcttgtgttctgggaaaaacaatagtggtgttaatggccttcagggctacacttccaggcagtaatatcatgaagtggtttgggcctccccagcagagactgagtgttcttgctttcactctcatacaggtccttatttgtgtgctttggttaacaatatcccctcctctccccaacAAGAACACGAAAcactacaaagaaaagatcattctagaatgtgaaataggatcagcagtggggttctgggctgtACTGGGTTATATTGGACTCCTCTCTgtattgtgctttgttttagcttttctAGCTCGTAAATTGCCTGACAAgttcaatgaagccaaattcatcacattcagcatgctaatattctgtgcagtctggatcacCTTTATACCAGCTTATGTCAGCTCACCTGGAAAGTTCACTGTAGCTGTTGAGATCTTTGCAATTTTAGCATCTAGTTTTGGCTTGCTATTCTGTATCTTTCTTCCAAAATGTTACATAATGTTATTCAGACCTGAGCAAAATACAAGAAAGCATATAATGGGTAAAACAGATGTGAAATCTCAGTGA